The Anabaena sp. WA102 genome contains a region encoding:
- a CDS encoding tetratricopeptide repeat protein, with translation MDKFPPNPLEMILPDPLLPNLPDKRQLTLTELQKLRTDLDGLNQEAQVTLQGGDRKKAFEVWNRELRLRRYLGTLAEIEALSGVGEIAWNQNERDEVRYISQRLQVIQKEIGQQKSADLQLWQLLGKAYQKIRLPKLGILAYEQVLILVKQQKDSVGEIETLKNIGELYLSWFDYDQAANTYQKLLNLAVNQGDKTNELEYLQQLAYIYGRGKQPQSAIDILNKLVLLYTRDQNLGEIPALKLAIAANYEYLAQKNPTLKQQAFDNYQAAYTTAWQLEQYARAGEALEKLVAFYRSQKQVDAALQTGAILLETQTLAHNFYGLMSAYDQIGNLYIERREYNQALTAFQKGLAIAQQLKHQESYFNQQIEKLKTEIKM, from the coding sequence ATGGATAAGTTTCCTCCCAATCCCCTAGAAATGATTTTACCTGATCCACTGTTACCAAATTTACCAGATAAACGCCAATTAACATTAACAGAATTGCAAAAATTAAGGACAGATTTAGATGGGTTAAATCAAGAGGCACAGGTGACACTACAAGGAGGAGACAGAAAGAAAGCCTTTGAGGTTTGGAATCGTGAACTACGATTAAGACGTTATTTAGGTACATTGGCTGAGATAGAAGCGTTATCAGGGGTGGGAGAAATCGCCTGGAATCAAAATGAACGGGACGAGGTGCGATATATTAGTCAGCGATTACAAGTAATTCAAAAGGAGATAGGACAACAAAAAAGCGCGGATTTACAATTATGGCAACTCCTGGGTAAAGCTTATCAAAAAATCCGTCTTCCTAAATTGGGAATATTGGCTTATGAACAGGTTTTAATCTTAGTTAAACAACAAAAAGATTCAGTGGGAGAAATAGAGACTTTAAAGAATATTGGAGAATTATATTTAAGTTGGTTTGATTATGACCAAGCTGCCAATACTTACCAAAAACTATTAAATTTGGCAGTTAATCAGGGTGATAAAACTAATGAATTGGAATATTTACAACAGTTAGCTTATATCTATGGGCGAGGAAAACAACCCCAATCAGCAATAGATATATTAAATAAATTAGTCCTTCTTTATACTCGTGATCAAAATCTCGGTGAAATTCCCGCTTTAAAATTAGCCATAGCAGCAAATTATGAATATCTAGCCCAAAAAAATCCCACATTAAAACAACAGGCTTTCGATAATTATCAAGCAGCTTATACTACAGCATGGCAATTAGAGCAATACGCTAGGGCTGGAGAAGCACTAGAGAAATTAGTTGCTTTTTATCGGTCACAAAAACAAGTAGATGCAGCCTTGCAAACTGGCGCAATTCTTTTGGAAACACAAACATTAGCTCACAATTTTTATGGTTTAATGTCAGCCTATGACCAAATTGGCAACTTATATATAGAACGGCGAGAATATAACCAAGCATTAACAGCATTTCAGAAGGGATTAGCAATAGCACAACAACTTAAACATCAAGAATCATACTTTAATCAACAAATTGAAAAGTTAAAAACTGAGATAAAAATGTAA
- a CDS encoding phosphate ABC transporter ATP-binding protein, with the protein MSKIIPAISVKNFSFYYSKQKILESLSMDIPQNKIIAIMGPSGCGKSTFLKSLNRMSDLEGEVHTEGKVEFFGQNIYERRINLNRLRRQISTIYSKPNLFPMSIYDNVAYGIKLVGWRPKPELDEVVELALKSADIWEEVKNKLYKPALELSCGQQQRLCIARALAVKPQVILMDELCSGLDPITTTKIEELIECLRSELTIIFISQNIQQVSRLADFTALFQYNQNHVGRLREFASTKKVLAQATDYRTRDYATSYSR; encoded by the coding sequence ATGAGTAAAATAATTCCGGCAATTAGTGTGAAAAACTTTAGTTTTTACTACAGCAAGCAAAAAATCCTGGAAAGTCTGTCAATGGATATTCCCCAAAATAAAATTATTGCTATTATGGGACCTAGTGGCTGTGGGAAATCTACTTTTTTAAAGTCTCTCAACCGCATGAGCGATTTGGAGGGAGAAGTCCACACAGAAGGGAAAGTAGAGTTTTTTGGGCAAAATATTTATGAGAGACGGATTAATCTCAATCGTCTCCGTCGTCAAATTAGTACAATTTATTCCAAACCTAATCTTTTTCCCATGAGTATCTATGATAACGTTGCTTACGGGATTAAATTAGTTGGTTGGCGACCAAAACCAGAATTAGATGAAGTTGTGGAGTTAGCTCTTAAATCTGCGGATATTTGGGAAGAGGTCAAAAACAAGCTCTATAAGCCGGCTTTAGAACTATCTTGTGGTCAACAACAACGACTGTGTATTGCCCGCGCTTTGGCTGTAAAACCCCAAGTTATTCTCATGGATGAGCTTTGCAGTGGACTTGATCCCATCACTACCACAAAAATTGAAGAACTCATTGAGTGTTTGCGTTCTGAATTGACAATTATCTTTATCTCTCAAAACATCCAACAAGTCTCTCGTCTGGCTGATTTCACGGCTTTATTTCAATACAATCAGAATCATGTGGGACGATTAAGAGAGTTTGCATCAACAAAAAAAGTCTTAGCTCAAGCTACAGATTATCGTACCCGCGATTATGCGACCAGTTATTCCCGGTAA
- a CDS encoding NUDIX hydrolase, protein MPLGRELPQLLKQRLFYKGRKFNFEVNRLRLPNKAEGEWECIRHPGGALVIPITADGKLVLVRQYRFAVQGRLLEFPAGTVEPNEDPLETVKREIAEETGYHARQWDKLGEFFLAPGYSDEIIYAFIARDLEKLETPPAQDEDEDIETVLLTPEELEKAILVGEPVDAKSIASFFLLRSFLK, encoded by the coding sequence ATGCCATTAGGTAGAGAATTACCACAGTTGCTCAAGCAACGCTTGTTTTATAAAGGACGCAAGTTTAACTTTGAAGTTAACCGCTTGCGTTTACCCAACAAAGCCGAAGGGGAATGGGAATGTATTCGTCATCCCGGTGGCGCTCTGGTTATACCCATAACCGCAGACGGTAAACTGGTACTTGTGCGTCAATATCGGTTTGCAGTGCAGGGAAGATTATTGGAATTTCCGGCGGGAACTGTAGAACCCAATGAAGATCCTTTAGAAACAGTCAAACGGGAAATTGCAGAAGAAACTGGCTATCATGCTCGTCAGTGGGATAAATTAGGAGAATTTTTCCTTGCTCCTGGCTATTCTGATGAAATTATCTATGCTTTTATTGCCAGAGATTTAGAAAAGCTAGAAACACCACCAGCACAAGACGAAGACGAAGATATTGAGACAGTATTACTAACTCCTGAAGAATTGGAAAAAGCCATTTTGGTAGGAGAACCTGTAGATGCTAAATCCATTGCTAGTTTTTTCCTGCTGCGTTCATTTTTAAAATAG
- the folK gene encoding 2-amino-4-hydroxy-6-hydroxymethyldihydropteridine diphosphokinase, giving the protein MVQTAARTAIALGSNIGNSLAIFTGALETLAQTSGISIQAQSHWYRTKAIGPTQPDYLNGCAILSVQISPQALLAQLLTIEQKFGRVRQEHWGPRTLDLDLLLYDDLILQQPNLQIPHPRMAERAFVLVPLAEIAPDWIDPISQRVIQDLLLEINTNDVHLL; this is encoded by the coding sequence ATGGTACAAACTGCGGCTAGAACGGCGATCGCCCTTGGTAGTAACATAGGTAACTCCCTAGCCATTTTCACAGGAGCTTTAGAAACCTTAGCCCAAACATCAGGCATAAGCATACAAGCCCAATCTCATTGGTATCGTACCAAAGCCATAGGCCCAACTCAACCAGACTACTTAAATGGTTGCGCGATATTATCAGTGCAGATTTCACCACAAGCCTTATTAGCACAATTACTCACCATTGAACAAAAGTTTGGGCGTGTGCGTCAGGAACACTGGGGTCCACGTACCTTAGATTTAGACTTATTATTATATGATGACTTAATTTTACAGCAACCAAATCTACAAATTCCCCATCCTCGCATGGCTGAACGAGCCTTTGTTTTAGTCCCTCTGGCAGAAATTGCTCCAGATTGGATAGACCCTATATCTCAACGAGTAATTCAAGATTTACTACTAGAGATCAACACAAATGATGTACATTTATTGTAG
- a CDS encoding Uma2 family endonuclease, with translation METTQAVINPTTPPSQDIHTNKFTLPDHTQLPDSDGTFVKNFQEHPQSIVLTSSIEPVLQKLHPDGNYCIGQDSGIYWRLTEPPEKGAEAPDWFYVPNVPPFLNGEYRRSYVLWKEFVAPLIAIEFVSGNGSEERDATPPSETEKAGKFWVYEQAIHIPFYAIFEARKALLEVYRLVDGRYEKMQPNERNHFPIYPMGVELGLIENDGLPWVRWWDDVGNLLLTGDERAIVERQARLQAEDARQQATLAQQQAEEIAQQATLAQQQAEEIAQQATLAQQQAEEMAEQERQQKEKLATYLRSLGINPDDI, from the coding sequence ATGGAAACCACTCAAGCAGTGATTAATCCCACTACTCCCCCAAGTCAAGACATTCACACCAATAAATTCACATTACCAGATCATACGCAACTACCAGATTCAGACGGAACTTTCGTGAAAAATTTCCAGGAGCATCCACAAAGTATAGTCTTAACCAGTTCCATTGAGCCAGTATTACAGAAACTACATCCAGATGGAAACTACTGTATTGGTCAAGATAGCGGTATTTATTGGCGTTTAACTGAACCACCTGAAAAAGGTGCAGAAGCTCCTGATTGGTTTTATGTGCCTAATGTACCACCATTTCTCAATGGAGAATATCGTCGTTCCTATGTATTATGGAAAGAGTTTGTCGCACCATTAATTGCCATTGAGTTTGTTTCGGGAAATGGTTCAGAAGAAAGAGACGCAACTCCTCCGAGTGAAACAGAAAAAGCTGGTAAATTCTGGGTTTATGAACAAGCAATTCATATTCCTTTTTATGCAATTTTTGAAGCGAGAAAAGCATTACTGGAAGTTTATCGCTTAGTTGATGGGCGTTATGAAAAGATGCAACCAAACGAGCGTAATCATTTTCCAATTTATCCTATGGGTGTGGAATTAGGTTTAATAGAAAATGATGGTTTACCGTGGGTTCGTTGGTGGGATGATGTGGGAAATTTGCTATTAACTGGTGATGAAAGGGCTATTGTTGAAAGACAAGCTCGTTTACAAGCAGAAGACGCAAGACAACAAGCAACTTTAGCCCAACAACAAGCAGAGGAAATTGCCCAACAAGCAACTTTAGCCCAACAACAAGCAGAGGAAATTGCCCAACAAGCAACTTTAGCCCAACAACAAGCAGAGGAAATGGCTGAACAAGAACGACAACAAAAGGAGAAATTAGCAACTTACTTAAGATCATTAGGTATCAATCCTGATGATATTTGA
- a CDS encoding tetratricopeptide repeat protein, with protein sequence MKCPVCGAIYRPTRAVGTQGGETDSQTSPLPPHSPTCRRCKADLSDLITLHDQAIWYHRQALDLFSKKRYPEAAMHNNQALALYYSHADFHALAGKLSALQGEWREAIASWQQALKFDPKKCDSEARPRNPL encoded by the coding sequence ATGAAATGTCCTGTTTGTGGAGCAATTTATCGTCCGACAAGGGCAGTAGGGACGCAAGGGGGAGAAACTGACAGCCAGACTTCTCCATTGCCTCCCCACTCTCCAACTTGTAGACGCTGTAAAGCCGATTTATCCGACTTGATTACTCTCCATGACCAAGCTATCTGGTATCACAGACAAGCCCTGGATCTGTTTTCAAAAAAGCGTTATCCAGAAGCAGCAATGCACAACAATCAAGCTTTAGCTTTGTATTATAGTCATGCAGACTTTCATGCCTTAGCGGGGAAATTATCGGCATTGCAGGGAGAATGGAGAGAAGCGATCGCATCTTGGCAACAAGCACTCAAATTTGACCCAAAAAAATGCGATAGCGAAGCGCGACCTAGGAATCCCTTGTGA